From a single Collimonas pratensis genomic region:
- the mutM gene encoding bifunctional DNA-formamidopyrimidine glycosylase/DNA-(apurinic or apyrimidinic site) lyase, with protein sequence MPELPEVEVTRRGVAPHLDGRVVTAVTFRHSGLRWPFPQDLPALLIGRPVLRVERRGKYLLLRFDHGTLLIHLGMSGHLRILERGTVPQKHDHFDLVVGPQLLRLTDPRRFGAVLWHADADGPLEQHVLLAGLGLEPLEQVFSAQILYQQTRKRSAPIKQVLLAGDIVVGVGNIYASESLFRAGINPKTAAHRISLARYERLVDAIRIILAAAIEKGGSTLRDFIGADGQSGYFQQSYFVYDRAGLPCRNCGTLISQIKQGQRSTFYCKTCQK encoded by the coding sequence ATGCCAGAATTGCCTGAAGTAGAAGTGACCCGCCGCGGCGTTGCGCCGCATCTGGATGGCCGCGTAGTCACTGCTGTCACTTTTCGTCACAGCGGTTTGCGCTGGCCGTTCCCGCAAGATTTGCCGGCGCTGCTGATCGGCCGTCCGGTGCTGCGGGTCGAGCGCCGCGGCAAGTATCTGCTGCTGCGCTTCGATCACGGCACGCTGCTGATCCATCTCGGCATGTCCGGCCATCTGCGTATCCTGGAGCGCGGCACGGTGCCGCAAAAGCACGACCATTTCGATCTGGTCGTCGGCCCGCAGCTGCTGCGCCTGACCGACCCGCGCCGCTTCGGCGCCGTGCTGTGGCATGCCGACGCCGACGGTCCGCTGGAACAGCATGTGCTGCTGGCCGGCCTCGGACTGGAGCCGCTGGAGCAGGTTTTTTCGGCGCAGATTCTTTATCAGCAGACGCGCAAGCGCAGCGCGCCGATCAAGCAAGTGCTGCTGGCGGGCGACATCGTGGTCGGGGTCGGCAATATCTACGCTTCCGAAAGCCTGTTCCGCGCCGGCATCAATCCGAAAACGGCGGCGCATCGCATCAGTCTGGCGCGTTATGAACGGTTGGTTGATGCCATTCGGATAATTTTAGCGGCGGCAATCGAGAAGGGCGGCAGCACTTTACGCGATTTTATTGGTGCCGATGGCCAATCCGGCTACTTCCAACAGAGTTATTTCGTCTATGATCGTGCTGGGTTGCCGTGTAGAAATTGCGGAACGCTGATTTCGCAGATCAAACAGGGGCAGCGGTCGACGTTTTATTGCAAGACCTGCCAGAAATGA
- the lolB gene encoding lipoprotein insertase outer membrane protein LolB, which yields MMRIFGQTAMLPALHRASLGTVMLAAIALGGCGTLQPTPGGTAAATTSTGPRAYRQAIDVSGRLSLRYQQDGKEQAVYGSFTWSQSRQETDITLLSPLGQTLATINIGAGQATLKQAGQPPRIASDVDALTVQALGWPLPIAGLRDWLQGFGEDAGGRRFTATPDADGNFSVTTADKWLIQYSNWQDQDKPADSYPKRIDLARNTEQAGQVAIRIAVSSRQPH from the coding sequence ATGATGCGCATCTTCGGCCAGACTGCAATGCTGCCGGCCCTGCACCGCGCAAGCCTCGGCACTGTGATGCTGGCCGCCATCGCATTAGGCGGCTGCGGCACATTGCAGCCGACGCCGGGCGGCACTGCCGCTGCAACAACAAGCACCGGCCCACGCGCGTATCGCCAAGCGATCGACGTCAGCGGCCGGCTGTCGCTGCGTTATCAGCAGGACGGCAAGGAGCAGGCCGTGTACGGCAGCTTCACCTGGTCGCAAAGCCGCCAGGAAACCGACATCACCCTGCTCTCGCCACTCGGACAGACGCTTGCCACCATCAATATCGGCGCTGGCCAGGCCACCCTGAAGCAAGCGGGCCAGCCGCCGCGCATCGCCAGCGATGTCGATGCGCTGACGGTGCAGGCGCTGGGCTGGCCGCTGCCGATCGCCGGCTTGCGCGACTGGCTGCAAGGTTTCGGCGAAGATGCCGGTGGCCGGCGCTTTACGGCTACCCCGGACGCCGACGGCAACTTCAGCGTCACCACCGCCGATAAATGGCTGATCCAGTACAGCAACTGGCAAGACCAGGACAAGCCCGCCGACAGCTATCCGAAACGGATAGACCTGGCGCGCAATACCGAACAGGCTGGCCAGGTGGCGATCCGCATCGCCGTCAGCAGCCGCCAGCCGCACTGA
- the ispE gene encoding 4-(cytidine 5'-diphospho)-2-C-methyl-D-erythritol kinase produces MTRTLNNCPAPAKLNLFLHVTGRRPDGYHLLQTVFQLVDFNDLLHFELRDDDQIRRSTEIPGVPEESDLIVRAARLLQGALRQKNSALAGTPLGANIGIEKNLPMGGGLGGGSSDAATTLMALNHLWQGGLSCQELMDLGLQLGADVPFFLFGRNAFAEGIGESLQKLDTPGLWFVIIQPGVTIPTEIIFSSSELTRSTKPVKMTDFSIGTKKLFGKNDLEAVAVSKFPEVAEAIKWLGNYGEARMTGSGACVFCAFTEEHDADKVLKSVPSQWKAWKAKAMQEHPLAGLLES; encoded by the coding sequence ATGACCCGTACGCTGAACAACTGCCCGGCGCCAGCCAAGCTGAATTTATTCCTGCATGTCACCGGCCGCCGGCCGGACGGCTATCATCTGTTGCAAACCGTATTCCAGCTGGTCGATTTCAATGACTTGCTGCATTTTGAATTGCGCGATGACGATCAGATCCGGCGCAGCACCGAGATTCCGGGCGTGCCGGAAGAAAGCGACCTGATCGTCCGCGCCGCCCGCTTGCTGCAAGGCGCGCTCCGGCAAAAAAACAGCGCACTTGCCGGCACGCCGCTGGGCGCCAATATAGGCATCGAAAAAAACCTGCCCATGGGCGGCGGACTGGGCGGCGGCTCTTCCGACGCAGCCACCACGCTGATGGCGCTCAATCATCTGTGGCAAGGCGGCCTGTCATGCCAGGAACTGATGGATCTGGGCCTGCAACTGGGCGCCGATGTGCCGTTTTTTCTGTTCGGCCGGAATGCCTTCGCGGAAGGCATAGGAGAATCTCTACAAAAGCTTGACACCCCCGGGCTATGGTTCGTTATAATTCAGCCCGGCGTAACGATTCCGACGGAAATAATTTTTTCATCTTCGGAATTGACAAGGAGTACGAAACCCGTCAAAATGACGGACTTTTCGATAGGTACTAAAAAGCTCTTCGGAAAAAACGATCTGGAAGCCGTGGCGGTAAGCAAGTTCCCGGAAGTTGCAGAAGCCATCAAGTGGCTGGGCAATTACGGAGAAGCCAGGATGACCGGTTCAGGTGCTTGTGTTTTTTGTGCGTTTACCGAAGAACACGATGCTGACAAGGTGCTGAAATCGGTGCCTTCCCAGTGGAAAGCATGGAAAGCCAAGGCGATGCAGGAACATCCTCTCGCCGGATTGTTGGAAAGTTAG
- the pth gene encoding aminoacyl-tRNA hydrolase: MSIRLIVGLGNPGPEYEQTRHNAGFWLVDNLANDLGCKLAREARFNAFLAKSSIAGQEVWLLEPQTFMNRSGQSVGGLARFYKIAPEEILVVHDELDLPPGSAKLKKGGSSGGHNGLKDITAALGTQDYWRLRLGIGHPRTLNLQQVVADFVLHRPRKDEQVLIEEAITDSLQIIPMLCEGKFEAATMQLHTAR; the protein is encoded by the coding sequence ATGTCCATCCGCCTCATCGTCGGCCTCGGCAATCCCGGTCCGGAATACGAACAAACGCGCCACAACGCCGGTTTCTGGCTGGTCGATAACCTGGCCAACGATCTCGGCTGCAAGCTGGCGCGGGAAGCGCGCTTCAACGCCTTCCTCGCCAAGAGCAGCATCGCCGGCCAGGAAGTCTGGCTGCTGGAGCCGCAGACCTTCATGAACCGCTCCGGCCAGTCGGTCGGCGGCCTGGCGCGCTTCTACAAGATAGCGCCGGAAGAGATCCTGGTAGTGCATGACGAGCTGGACCTGCCGCCCGGCAGCGCCAAGCTGAAAAAAGGCGGCTCCTCGGGTGGCCACAATGGCTTGAAAGACATCACGGCCGCGCTCGGCACCCAGGATTACTGGCGCCTGCGGCTGGGCATAGGCCATCCGCGCACGCTTAACCTGCAGCAGGTGGTCGCCGATTTCGTGCTGCACCGGCCGCGCAAGGATGAGCAAGTGCTGATCGAAGAGGCAATTACCGACAGCCTGCAGATCATTCCCATGCTGTGCGAAGGCAAGTTCGAAGCGGCGACCATGCAGTTGCATACCGCCAGATAA
- a CDS encoding ribose-phosphate pyrophosphokinase produces the protein MANENLMVFTGNANPELAIGVVKQLGIPLGKANVTKFSDGEVMVEINENVRGKDVFVLQSTCAPTNDNLMEIMLMVDALKRASAGRITAAIPYYGYARQDRRPRSARVAISAKVVANMLQEAGVERVLIMDLHADQIQGFFDIPVDNIYASPILLGDLVSKNYDDLLVVSPDVGGVVRARALAKRLNCDLAIIDKRRPKANVSEVMNIIGEVEGRNCVIMDDMVDTAGTLTKAAEVLKERGAKKVVAYCTHPVLSGPALERIVNSPLDELVVVDTIPLSAEAKACGKIRQLTCASLLAETFKRITKGDSVMSLFAE, from the coding sequence ATGGCAAACGAAAACCTGATGGTTTTTACCGGCAACGCAAACCCGGAACTAGCTATTGGAGTTGTCAAGCAACTCGGTATTCCGCTAGGCAAAGCCAACGTTACCAAATTCTCCGACGGCGAAGTGATGGTCGAGATCAACGAGAACGTACGTGGCAAGGATGTGTTCGTGCTGCAATCGACTTGCGCGCCGACCAACGACAACCTGATGGAAATCATGTTGATGGTCGATGCGCTCAAGCGTGCATCCGCCGGCCGCATCACCGCCGCGATCCCATACTACGGCTATGCACGGCAAGACCGTCGTCCGCGTTCGGCGCGGGTGGCGATTTCCGCCAAGGTGGTGGCCAACATGCTGCAGGAAGCCGGCGTCGAACGGGTCCTGATCATGGACTTGCACGCTGACCAGATTCAAGGTTTCTTCGATATTCCGGTAGATAACATCTACGCATCGCCGATTTTGCTGGGCGACCTGGTAAGCAAGAACTACGACGACCTGCTGGTCGTCTCGCCGGACGTCGGCGGCGTGGTGCGCGCCCGGGCATTGGCAAAGCGCCTGAACTGCGACCTGGCGATCATCGACAAGCGCCGTCCGAAGGCGAATGTGTCGGAAGTCATGAACATCATCGGTGAAGTCGAAGGCCGCAACTGCGTGATCATGGATGACATGGTCGATACCGCCGGCACCCTGACCAAGGCCGCCGAAGTGTTGAAAGAGCGCGGCGCCAAGAAAGTGGTTGCTTACTGTACGCACCCGGTCCTGTCCGGCCCTGCCCTCGAGCGCATCGTCAATTCGCCGCTGGATGAACTGGTCGTGGTCGACACCATCCCGCTGTCGGCGGAAGCCAAGGCTTGCGGCAAGATCCGCCAGCTGACATGCGCCAGCTTGCTGGCCGAAACGTTCAAGCGTATCACCAAGGGCGATTCGGTGATGTCGCTGTTTGCTGAGTAA
- a CDS encoding MFS transporter, whose amino-acid sequence MSTSTLSQQKMPAKAAAAATQPTTAHSPRKAALASWIGSAVEYYDFFIYGTAAALVFGKIFFPSFDPVAATVAAFATFGVGYVTRPIGAVLLGHIGDRYGRKKVLTFTLLLMGVSTFTVGLLPTYGQIGIAAPVMLVILRMLQGVSAAGEQAGANSMTLEHAPSHRRAFFTSFTLSGTQAGLILATLVFLPISALPEDQLLSWGWRIPFFLSAIVVLVGIWVRRTLPETPAFEQEKSHQKAKLPLAVLLRDHKKNLARVIFAAQISVVSTIFSVFTLSYAVNTMHIARATMLTVLILANVVALAAIPAFAALSDRIGRKPVFIFGALGSACLIWPYLWCISQANIPLIFVFGLLLSGVVYSAANGIWPSLYGEMFNTQVRLSGMAIGTQIGFALGGFAPTISAAILGDGVHGWMPVAIFVSATSIISAISVATARETYRTPMSELGKS is encoded by the coding sequence ATGTCTACCTCTACACTATCGCAACAAAAAATGCCCGCCAAGGCAGCTGCCGCCGCAACGCAGCCGACAACGGCGCACTCTCCGCGCAAGGCGGCGCTGGCCAGCTGGATCGGCAGCGCCGTTGAATATTACGATTTTTTTATCTACGGCACCGCAGCAGCACTGGTGTTCGGCAAGATTTTTTTCCCATCGTTCGATCCGGTGGCTGCCACCGTTGCTGCGTTTGCCACGTTCGGTGTCGGCTATGTCACGCGGCCGATCGGCGCCGTGTTGCTGGGCCATATCGGCGATCGCTATGGCCGCAAGAAAGTGCTGACCTTCACCTTGCTGTTGATGGGCGTTTCGACCTTCACGGTCGGCTTGCTGCCGACTTACGGTCAGATCGGTATTGCCGCGCCGGTCATGCTGGTCATCTTGCGCATGCTGCAAGGCGTGTCGGCAGCGGGTGAGCAGGCCGGCGCCAATTCGATGACGCTCGAACATGCACCATCGCATCGGCGTGCTTTCTTTACCAGCTTCACCTTGAGCGGTACCCAGGCCGGGCTGATCCTGGCAACCCTGGTGTTCCTGCCGATTTCGGCGCTACCCGAAGACCAGTTACTGTCATGGGGCTGGCGCATTCCATTTTTTCTGAGCGCGATCGTGGTGCTGGTCGGTATCTGGGTGCGTCGTACCTTGCCGGAGACGCCTGCTTTCGAACAGGAAAAGTCGCATCAGAAGGCCAAGCTGCCGCTTGCGGTGCTGTTGCGCGATCACAAGAAGAATCTGGCGCGGGTCATCTTCGCCGCCCAGATCTCGGTGGTGAGCACCATCTTCAGCGTATTCACGCTGTCATACGCGGTAAACACCATGCATATCGCTCGCGCAACGATGCTGACGGTGCTGATTCTGGCCAATGTCGTGGCGCTGGCCGCAATCCCTGCCTTTGCTGCACTGTCGGACCGTATTGGCCGTAAGCCGGTATTCATTTTTGGTGCGCTCGGCTCGGCCTGCTTGATCTGGCCGTATCTGTGGTGCATCAGCCAGGCGAATATTCCGCTCATCTTTGTGTTCGGCCTGCTGTTGTCTGGTGTCGTCTATAGCGCCGCCAACGGCATCTGGCCGTCTTTATACGGCGAGATGTTCAATACCCAGGTGCGCCTGTCGGGCATGGCGATCGGCACCCAGATTGGCTTTGCGCTGGGCGGCTTCGCACCGACGATCAGTGCAGCAATCCTGGGAGACGGTGTGCACGGCTGGATGCCGGTGGCGATATTCGTGAGCGCTACTTCAATCATTTCCGCGATCTCGGTGGCGACGGCGCGAGAAACCTATCGCACGCCGATGAGCGAACTGGGAAAAAGTTGA
- the ychF gene encoding redox-regulated ATPase YchF: protein MSLKCGIVGLPNVGKSTLFNALTKAGIPAENYPFCTIEPNVGMVEVPDPRLKALAEIVKPERILPATVEFVDIAGLVAGASKGEGLGNQFLAHIRETDAIVNVVRCFEDDNVIHVAGKINPLDDIDVIQTELALADMGTVEKAIHRENKKARSGDKDAAKLVALLERLMPELDQAKPVRACGLDAEEMALIKPLCLITAKPAMYVANVSDHGFTNNPLLDQLTAYAASQNAPIVAICAAIESEIADLDEADKHEFLADMGMEEPGLDRLIRAAFKLLGLQTYFTAGVKEVRAWTIHVGDTGPQAAGVIHTDFERGFIRAQTIAYDDFISHKGEQGAKEAGKMRAEGKEYVVKDGDVLNFLFNV, encoded by the coding sequence ATGAGTCTCAAATGCGGCATCGTCGGCCTACCAAACGTCGGCAAATCCACCCTCTTCAATGCCCTGACCAAAGCGGGCATTCCGGCGGAAAACTACCCTTTCTGCACCATCGAGCCAAACGTCGGCATGGTTGAGGTGCCGGATCCACGCCTGAAGGCGCTGGCCGAGATCGTCAAGCCGGAACGCATCCTGCCGGCAACTGTGGAATTCGTCGACATCGCCGGCCTGGTGGCGGGCGCCTCCAAGGGCGAAGGCCTGGGCAACCAGTTCCTGGCCCACATCCGCGAAACCGACGCCATCGTCAACGTGGTGCGTTGCTTTGAAGACGACAACGTGATCCACGTCGCCGGCAAGATCAATCCGCTGGACGACATCGACGTGATCCAGACCGAACTGGCGCTGGCCGACATGGGCACGGTGGAAAAAGCCATCCACCGCGAAAACAAGAAAGCCCGCTCCGGCGACAAGGATGCCGCCAAGCTGGTGGCCCTGCTGGAACGCCTGATGCCGGAGCTGGACCAGGCCAAGCCGGTGCGCGCTTGCGGCCTCGACGCCGAAGAAATGGCCCTGATCAAGCCGCTGTGCCTGATCACCGCCAAGCCTGCCATGTATGTTGCCAACGTCTCCGACCACGGCTTCACCAATAACCCGCTGCTGGATCAGCTGACCGCTTACGCCGCTTCGCAGAACGCCCCTATCGTGGCCATTTGCGCAGCGATCGAATCGGAAATCGCCGATCTCGACGAAGCCGACAAGCACGAATTCCTGGCCGACATGGGCATGGAAGAACCTGGCCTGGACCGCCTGATCCGCGCCGCCTTCAAGCTGCTCGGCCTGCAGACCTACTTCACCGCCGGCGTCAAGGAAGTACGCGCCTGGACCATCCATGTCGGCGACACCGGCCCGCAGGCAGCCGGCGTGATCCACACCGATTTCGAACGCGGCTTCATCCGCGCCCAGACCATCGCCTACGACGATTTCATCAGCCACAAGGGCGAGCAAGGCGCCAAGGAAGCCGGCAAGATGCGCGCTGAAGGCAAGGAATATGTGGTCAAGGATGGGGACGTGTTGAACTTCCTGTTCAACGTCTGA
- a CDS encoding 50S ribosomal protein L25/general stress protein Ctc: MKVIAFVRKEQGTGASRRLRNAGQTPGIVYGGSDAPVNISLDHNALYHALKKETFHSSILDLEIDGAVQKVLLRDFQVHAYKQLVLHADFQRVDAKQAIHVKVPLHFINAEVAPAVKLSGAIISHVLAELEITCLPADLPEFVEVDLTSIEVGHSIHLADLKLPKGVSAVSQENLTIATASIPAGKVEAEAEAAAAPAADAADKK, from the coding sequence ATGAAAGTAATCGCATTTGTACGCAAAGAGCAGGGGACCGGAGCGAGCCGCCGCCTGCGCAATGCTGGCCAAACACCAGGTATCGTTTATGGTGGTTCCGACGCGCCGGTCAATATCTCGCTGGACCACAATGCGCTGTACCACGCGCTGAAAAAAGAAACTTTCCACTCCTCGATCCTCGACCTCGAAATCGACGGCGCGGTACAGAAAGTTCTGCTGCGCGACTTCCAAGTCCACGCATACAAGCAACTGGTCCTGCACGCTGACTTCCAGCGCGTCGATGCCAAACAGGCAATCCACGTCAAGGTCCCGCTGCACTTCATCAATGCAGAAGTTGCTCCTGCAGTGAAACTGTCCGGCGCCATCATCAGCCACGTTCTGGCTGAACTGGAAATCACTTGCCTGCCAGCTGACCTGCCAGAGTTCGTTGAAGTCGACCTGACCAGCATCGAAGTCGGTCATTCGATCCACTTGGCTGACCTGAAGCTGCCTAAGGGCGTTTCGGCTGTATCGCAAGAAAACCTGACTATCGCTACTGCATCGATCCCTGCAGGCAAGGTCGAAGCTGAAGCCGAAGCTGCTGCCGCTCCTGCTGCTGACGCTGCCGACAAGAAGTAA
- a CDS encoding tetratricopeptide repeat protein, which produces MKKALAIVTLSTLLSACAAVSPSNNDATSPAANADTPSAASQAASSAASPEQIKARKLATRAMPVKPPEEHLPAVPLTKEILFKVLSSEIAFQRGNWQSAYVTLLGAAQQTRDPRLARRAAEMALSAKQASEALVAIRLWRELAPDSEEATQYYLGFIMLSNNLVEAKPILEKRLQDAPQQARGVMMLQIQRLLTRAQDKAGAFALLEQLVTPYTAMAEAHLALAQQAFSSGNTARAKEEAKIALNLKPDSELAILTSAQVADSTEVEHILTDFLKKYPGSREVRVAYARTLIDQKQYEKARSQFEILLKGDKQDPTTLLALGLLNAQIGDTLAAERYLSTYVDQLGKHPDEARDNTQALLILAQIAADRNDIDGALKWLAQVEPGDAYLDAQLRRAQLLSKRGDLDGARRVLAEIDTNGEREKTQVTQVEAQLLREANRPQEAFKVLETALKAQPDNPDLLYDYAMMAEKLDNLSAMETALRKLIAIAPENQQAYNALGYSLAERNIRLPEALTLIQKALTLAPQDPFIVDSMGWVQYRLGNLDEAETRLRTAYGLLPDPEIAVHLGEVLWVKGQKTDAQKLWREVRQKDPQNDALKNTLARLRATL; this is translated from the coding sequence TTGAAAAAAGCCCTTGCCATTGTAACGCTCTCTACCCTGCTGTCGGCTTGCGCCGCTGTATCGCCAAGCAACAACGATGCCACAAGCCCCGCCGCCAATGCTGACACCCCTTCCGCCGCAAGCCAGGCGGCAAGCTCGGCAGCCAGTCCGGAGCAGATCAAGGCGCGCAAGCTGGCGACCCGGGCCATGCCGGTCAAGCCGCCAGAAGAACACTTGCCGGCCGTGCCGCTGACCAAGGAAATCCTGTTCAAGGTGCTCAGTTCGGAAATCGCCTTCCAGCGCGGCAATTGGCAATCCGCCTATGTGACCTTGCTGGGCGCCGCCCAGCAGACACGCGATCCGCGCCTGGCGCGGCGCGCGGCCGAAATGGCGCTGAGCGCCAAACAGGCCAGCGAAGCGCTGGTGGCGATCCGCCTGTGGCGCGAACTTGCGCCGGATTCGGAAGAAGCGACCCAGTACTATCTCGGCTTCATCATGCTCAGCAATAACCTGGTCGAAGCCAAGCCGATCCTGGAGAAACGCTTGCAGGATGCGCCGCAGCAGGCACGCGGCGTCATGATGCTGCAGATCCAGCGCCTGCTGACGCGGGCGCAAGACAAGGCCGGCGCCTTCGCTCTGCTGGAACAGCTGGTGACGCCTTACACGGCGATGGCCGAAGCCCACCTGGCGCTAGCGCAGCAAGCCTTCAGCAGCGGCAATACCGCGCGCGCCAAGGAAGAAGCGAAAATCGCCCTGAACCTGAAACCCGATTCCGAGCTGGCGATCCTGACCAGTGCGCAAGTGGCGGATAGTACGGAAGTCGAGCACATCCTGACCGATTTCCTGAAAAAATATCCCGGCTCGCGCGAAGTGCGGGTGGCTTACGCCCGCACCCTGATCGACCAGAAACAGTACGAGAAAGCCCGCAGCCAGTTTGAAATCCTGCTGAAAGGCGACAAGCAGGACCCCACCACCTTGCTGGCGCTGGGCTTGCTGAATGCGCAGATCGGCGACACCCTGGCGGCCGAACGCTACCTCAGCACTTACGTCGACCAGCTCGGCAAGCATCCGGACGAGGCGCGCGACAATACGCAGGCCTTGCTGATCCTGGCGCAGATTGCCGCCGACCGCAACGACATCGACGGCGCCCTCAAATGGCTGGCGCAGGTCGAACCGGGCGATGCCTACCTGGATGCGCAGCTGCGCCGGGCCCAGCTGCTGTCGAAGCGCGGCGACCTCGACGGCGCGCGCCGGGTGCTGGCTGAAATCGACACCAACGGCGAACGTGAAAAGACCCAGGTCACCCAGGTCGAAGCACAGCTGCTGCGCGAAGCCAACCGTCCGCAGGAAGCATTCAAGGTGCTGGAAACCGCCCTCAAGGCGCAGCCTGACAATCCCGACCTGCTGTACGACTACGCCATGATGGCGGAAAAGCTGGACAACCTGAGCGCCATGGAAACCGCATTGCGCAAACTGATCGCCATCGCCCCGGAAAACCAGCAAGCCTACAATGCGCTCGGCTATTCGCTGGCGGAGCGCAATATCCGCCTGCCGGAAGCACTGACCCTGATCCAGAAAGCGCTGACCCTGGCGCCGCAAGATCCGTTCATCGTCGACAGCATGGGCTGGGTGCAGTACCGCCTGGGCAACCTGGATGAAGCCGAAACACGGTTGCGCACCGCCTACGGCTTGCTGCCCGATCCTGAAATCGCCGTCCATCTGGGCGAAGTGCTGTGGGTCAAGGGTCAAAAAACCGATGCGCAAAAACTGTGGCGCGAAGTGCGGCAGAAAGATCCGCAGAACGACGCCTTGAAGAACACCCTGGCACGACTGCGCGCGACCTTATGA
- the shiA gene encoding shikimate transporter, translating to MTAKNMKAEQISANRKSRKAAFGSFVGAVVDWYDFLLYGITAALVFNTQFFPNTSPTIGTLAAFATFGVGFLFRPLGGIVFGHFGDKLGRKRMLVITVMMMGVSTALIGLLPTYDSIGWYAPLALVVLRALQGFAVGGEWGGAALMAVESAPEGKKAFYSSGVQVGYGVGLVLATGIVSILTHKLGNDAFMSWGWRIPFLVSIVLVLVAAWIRSTMEESEEFVKKVGIRGERTEKIPVLTALRNHPESFLLIIALRMAEMFTMYIVTAFALAYSTKNLGMSRDLFLNISLLVGAVSCVTIPIFAILADRIGLKRVYVTGAIIGLLSSVPFFLAMEARSIVWIVIFSVLLANIAHDMVVSVQQPLFTELFGAEYRYSGAGVGYQFASVVCGGFTPFIATALLGVDGTWHAVAAYLAGGCLLSVIVSWRMTAGSFKPLAKVTRPYSHPAASKSVI from the coding sequence ATGACAGCAAAAAATATGAAGGCCGAACAAATCAGCGCGAATCGAAAATCCCGCAAGGCAGCTTTCGGCAGCTTCGTCGGTGCAGTGGTCGACTGGTATGATTTCCTGCTTTACGGCATTACCGCGGCACTCGTATTCAACACACAGTTCTTTCCCAATACCAGCCCGACGATCGGTACACTTGCCGCGTTTGCCACGTTCGGCGTCGGCTTTCTGTTCCGGCCGCTGGGCGGCATTGTTTTCGGACATTTTGGCGACAAGCTGGGTAGAAAACGCATGCTGGTGATAACGGTGATGATGATGGGGGTCTCCACTGCGCTGATCGGATTGCTGCCGACCTATGACAGCATCGGCTGGTATGCGCCGCTGGCGCTGGTCGTGCTGCGGGCGTTGCAAGGTTTCGCGGTGGGTGGCGAATGGGGCGGGGCGGCGCTGATGGCGGTTGAAAGTGCGCCGGAAGGCAAGAAGGCGTTTTACAGCAGTGGGGTGCAGGTCGGCTACGGCGTTGGTCTGGTTCTGGCAACAGGTATCGTCTCGATTCTTACCCATAAGCTCGGCAACGATGCATTCATGTCGTGGGGCTGGCGCATTCCTTTCCTGGTCAGTATTGTCCTGGTGCTGGTTGCAGCATGGATTCGTTCGACGATGGAAGAGTCCGAGGAATTTGTCAAAAAGGTGGGCATCCGCGGTGAGCGTACCGAGAAGATACCGGTGCTGACCGCACTGCGCAATCACCCCGAGAGCTTCTTGCTGATCATCGCACTGCGTATGGCCGAAATGTTCACGATGTATATCGTGACCGCCTTCGCACTGGCTTATTCGACCAAGAATCTGGGCATGTCGCGCGATCTGTTCCTCAACATCAGCCTGCTGGTTGGCGCAGTGAGTTGCGTGACCATCCCGATTTTTGCCATCCTGGCTGATCGGATTGGCCTGAAGCGCGTGTATGTCACTGGCGCCATCATCGGCCTGCTTTCGTCGGTGCCGTTCTTCCTCGCCATGGAAGCGCGCTCGATCGTCTGGATCGTGATCTTTTCCGTGTTGCTCGCCAATATTGCGCACGATATGGTGGTGAGTGTGCAGCAACCGCTGTTCACCGAGTTGTTCGGCGCCGAATATCGTTACAGCGGCGCCGGTGTCGGCTATCAATTCGCCAGCGTGGTCTGCGGTGGTTTCACGCCGTTCATTGCTACCGCACTGCTTGGCGTCGACGGCACATGGCATGCCGTGGCGGCGTATCTCGCTGGTGGCTGTCTGCTGTCGGTAATCGTCTCCTGGCGTATGACGGCAGGAAGTTTCAAGCCGCTAGCCAAGGTAACCAGGCCTTACTCACATCCGGCCGCATCGAAATCAGTGATCTGA